The following proteins are encoded in a genomic region of Cryptomeria japonica chromosome 11, Sugi_1.0, whole genome shotgun sequence:
- the LOC131040194 gene encoding J protein JJJ2: MECDREEAYRAKEIAEKKLMAGDMQESYKLAQKAYELYPALEGLSSMITAIEVHLAAHSKLYLGFMDWYSILQVSSSSDPSLIKNQYEKLALLLHPDKNKSVGAERAFKLITKARTVLSDKTRKASYDVKIKRQEGKSSPYKPNVTNLPPTPTTTTSISLKVNSTPTAIMPNSLNVSNSSDAQYPFTFTGTGETLEKTASVNSFPETPLYNDHIYDHGEDTPTPPNKSFNEQDSSIANTNLNVTNLQSSYGHNSSAASQLSTGKKPTFWTVCSSWQLLQECPQSQERQSIQCSDCRSQFVASEVATISVNDYTNGLSMRRKEENASVTEEYVMNGNEDNEPKQNFINHAADHSKKAKRGTKKGKGKSKKRRKLDLVPFKEDPDVKIVDPLSLHVRDADFHDFDLDRVEFCFEVNQIWAIYDDDGMPRYYALINNVISLHPFKVQMSWLDRIDNSNKDLIKWANAGF; encoded by the coding sequence ATGGAGTGCGATAGAGAAGAAGCTTACAGAGCCAaagaaattgcagagaaaaagttAATGGCGGGAGACATGCAAGAAAGCTACAAACTCGCTCAGAAGGCATACGAGCTCTATCCTGCTCTGGAGGGATTGTCTTCCATGATAACGGCAATTGAAGTGCACCTTGCTGCTCACTCAAAACTTTATTTAGGCTTCATGGATTGGTATTCCATTTTACAAGTAAGCTCCTCCTCTGATCCCTCTCTTATTAAGAACCAGTATGAAAAGCTGGCCTTGTTACTGCATCCCGACAAAAACAAGAGCGTAGGCGCCGAGAGAGCTTTCAAACTTATCACCAAAGCAAGGACAGTTCTCTCGGATAAAACCAGAAAGGCAAGCTATGATGTAAAGATAAAAAGACAAGAAGGGAAGAGCTCTCCGTACAAACCAAATGTGACTAATCTGCCCCCAACCCCTACCACGACCACCTCCATCTCCCTCAAAGTGAATTCCACTCCCACTGCCATCATGCCAAATAGCCTAAATGTGAGTAATTCCTCCGATGCTCAGTATCCTTTCACTTTCACAGGCACCGGCGAGACTTTGGAAAAGACTGCAAGTGTCAATTCCTTCCCTGAAACTCCCTTGTACAATGATCACATTTATGACCATGGCGAGGACACCCCAACTCCTCCAAACAAGAGCTTCAATGAGCAGGATAGTTCAATTGCAAACACAAACTTAAACGTGACTAATCTTCAGTCGTCCTACGGCCACAACAGCTCTGCAGCTTCCCAGTTGTCTACTGGAAAGAAACCCACCTTTTGGACTGTCTGTTCCTCTTGGCAATTGCTGCAGGAGTGCCCACAGTCGCAGGAGAGACAAAGTATTCAATGTTCAGATTGTAGGAGTCAGTTTGTGGCTTCGGAGGTTGCAACCATATCTGTAAATGATTACACCAATGGCCTAAGCAtgaggagaaaagaagaaaatgccAGTGTCACGGAAGAATATGTGATGAATGGAAATGAGGATAATGAGCCAAAGCAGAACTTCATAAACCATGCAGCAGACCATTCTAAAAAGGCTAAAAGGGGAACTAAAAAAGGGAAAGGAAAGTCCAAAAAGAGAAGGAAATTGGATTTAGTCCCTTTTAAGGAGGATCCTGATGTGAAAATCGTTGATCCTCTTTCCTTGCATGTGAGAGATGCAGATTTTCATGACTTTGACCTGGACAGGGTAGAGTTTTGCTTTGAGGTAAATCAAATCTGGGCTATATATGATGATGATGGAATGCCTCGTTATTATGCTCTCATTAATAATGTTATATCCTTGCATCCCTTCAAGGTGCAGATGAGTTGGCTAGACAGAATTGACAACAGCAACAAGGATTTAATTAAGTGGGCGAATGCTGGATTCTGA
- the LOC131859950 gene encoding uncharacterized protein LOC131859950, producing the protein MREEKVVAGFVKIFPRKGSVWAIYRNWQSDWDENTPQDVRHEYEIVEVITDFTEKLGGSVLPLAKLDGFTAVYQRKQMGSQAVRWILKTQFLRFSHHIPARRLLGNEAQQLPKGCWELDPAAMPMG; encoded by the coding sequence ATGAGAGAGGAAAAAGTTGTAGCTGGGTTTGTCAAAATATTTCCTCGGAAAGGTTCTGTTTGGGCTATTTATAGAAATTGGCAATCTGATTGGGATGAAAATACTCCACAGGATGTAAGACATGAGTATGAGATTGTGGAGGTTATTACTGATTTTACAGAAAAATTAGGAGGAAGTGTGCTTCCTCTTGCTAAGCTCGATGGTTTCACAGCAGTGTATCAGAGAAAACAAATGGGATCTCAGGCAGTCAGATGGATTTTGAAGACACAGTTTCTTAGATTCTCTCATCATATTCCAGCTCGTAGACTTTTAGGAAATGAGGCTCAACAATTGCCCAAAGGTTGTTGGGAGCTTGATCCTGCAGCAATGCCAATGGGTTAA